Proteins from one Desulfovibrio intestinalis genomic window:
- a CDS encoding DsbA family protein has product MSMWKKTGTVALMGLMAFGGFFAEPARQAEAAPVQVTDENLAQMLEKLFKERPDLVLDVLRNNSEAVLDIAQQGSNMRRQRSLEAQWSQEMKTPKSVKLEGRPVLGSKNAKVRIVAFSDFTCHFCQQASGTVSGLLKEYGKDVSLMFKNLPLDDKGPASIASKYFLGIAQQSEEKAWKFHDALFADRNKLVTDGEAFLKTTAQDLGVDMKRLAKDVHSKKVSDIMAEDQQDAQKLGVEGTPYFLVNDLVVRGALPPDLFKKAIDMAKAKADGSSAK; this is encoded by the coding sequence ATGAGCATGTGGAAAAAAACAGGCACGGTGGCCCTGATGGGGCTTATGGCTTTTGGTGGTTTTTTTGCAGAACCGGCCCGTCAGGCAGAAGCCGCCCCTGTGCAGGTTACTGACGAAAACTTGGCCCAGATGCTGGAAAAGTTATTTAAAGAACGTCCCGATCTGGTGTTGGACGTGTTGCGCAACAATAGCGAAGCTGTGCTGGATATTGCCCAGCAGGGCTCCAACATGCGCCGCCAGCGCAGCCTTGAAGCGCAGTGGAGCCAGGAAATGAAGACCCCCAAGAGCGTGAAGCTTGAAGGGCGTCCTGTGCTCGGCTCCAAGAACGCCAAGGTTCGCATCGTGGCCTTTTCTGACTTTACCTGCCATTTTTGTCAGCAGGCCTCTGGCACCGTGAGCGGTCTTCTTAAGGAATACGGCAAGGACGTGAGCCTTATGTTCAAAAACCTGCCCCTGGATGACAAGGGCCCGGCCAGCATCGCTTCAAAATACTTCCTCGGCATTGCGCAGCAAAGCGAAGAAAAAGCCTGGAAGTTTCATGACGCCCTGTTTGCTGACCGCAATAAGCTTGTGACCGATGGCGAAGCGTTTTTGAAGACAACCGCTCAGGATCTGGGTGTGGACATGAAGCGCCTTGCCAAGGACGTGCACAGCAAAAAGGTTTCGGACATTATGGCCGAAGATCAGCAAGACGCCCAAAAACTGGGAGTAGAGGGAACGCCGTACTTCCTCGTTAACGATCTTGTGGTTCGGGGCGCTCTGCCGCCTGACCTCTTCAAGAAGGCCATTGATATGGCCAAAGCCAAGGCTGACGGCAGCTCCGCAAAATAG
- a CDS encoding GNAT family N-acetyltransferase — protein MKILPATLDDLPEILALQKEAFESEARLVGNYQIPPLTQTLAELESEFPSLVMLKAVDVNGNIVGSVRAKIEDGTACVGRLMVAPGQQGRGIGRTLLAAIEEACAQERYELFTSAKSKRNVALYEKAGYRCFKEKEFMPNVLLVWLEKKGQARC, from the coding sequence ATGAAAATACTGCCAGCCACGCTTGATGATTTGCCAGAAATACTAGCCCTGCAAAAAGAAGCTTTTGAAAGCGAAGCCAGGTTAGTGGGCAATTATCAAATACCGCCTTTAACGCAAACGCTTGCGGAACTCGAGAGCGAATTTCCTTCTCTTGTCATGCTCAAGGCCGTGGATGTAAACGGCAACATTGTTGGTTCAGTGCGGGCCAAGATAGAAGACGGCACCGCCTGCGTTGGGCGGCTTATGGTAGCGCCAGGGCAGCAGGGGAGGGGCATTGGCAGAACGTTGCTTGCAGCTATCGAAGAAGCCTGCGCGCAAGAACGCTATGAGCTGTTCACCAGCGCCAAGAGCAAGCGCAATGTGGCTTTGTACGAGAAAGCAGGCTACCGCTGCTTCAAAGAAAAGGAGTTTATGCCCAACGTGTTACTTGTCTGGCTGGAAAAGAAAGGGCAGGCGAGGTGCTGA
- a CDS encoding MerR family transcriptional regulator has protein sequence MARKTVISESLLSIADISRHFSLPESTTRYYCKRFAPFIPSVGDGRRRRYRRETLDVIAAILEQMQKSRTAAAVEDSLLARFPRNALTLADSQPIQTMQAPVQDVFPSAALQLMERQTTALEGIAQLLHMVVERLPVTAGQPAANMAEENADLRQELDTLRLLLHSSEKTQQADLEQLRQWMGRMIRSKSAAMGSES, from the coding sequence ATGGCGCGCAAAACAGTCATTAGCGAAAGCCTGTTAAGCATTGCGGACATATCCCGTCATTTTTCCCTGCCTGAGTCTACAACGCGTTATTACTGCAAACGCTTTGCCCCCTTTATTCCCAGTGTTGGCGACGGCAGAAGACGCCGTTACCGCCGCGAAACTCTGGACGTGATTGCTGCCATACTGGAGCAGATGCAAAAATCCCGCACCGCTGCCGCTGTGGAGGATTCCCTGCTGGCGCGCTTTCCGCGTAACGCGCTTACTCTGGCCGACAGTCAGCCGATTCAGACCATGCAGGCTCCGGTTCAGGATGTTTTTCCCTCAGCAGCATTGCAGTTGATGGAACGGCAAACCACAGCGCTGGAAGGAATTGCGCAATTGCTGCATATGGTTGTGGAGCGCTTGCCTGTCACCGCAGGGCAGCCTGCCGCCAATATGGCTGAAGAAAACGCCGATCTTCGGCAAGAACTTGATACATTGCGCCTTTTGCTGCATTCGTCAGAAAAAACGCAGCAAGCTGACCTTGAGCAATTGCGGCAGTGGATGGGACGTATGATCCGCAGCAAAAGCGCAGCAATGGGCTCAGAGAGCTGA
- a CDS encoding C40 family peptidase — translation MDKRTIPHISPWAALALIGFFLLTGCGMQRPVDSGPTPEGAHKVVRTAYAQMGKKYRSGGASPQKGFDCSGLIWWVYKQNGYKVPRITVDQASAGRSVPKNQARPGDIVVFRTGSSPRGLHTGIYAGGDSFIHSPRRGEKVRMESMTIPYWRSKLIAVRRVVP, via the coding sequence ATGGATAAACGGACGATACCACATATAAGCCCTTGGGCTGCCTTGGCCTTGATTGGCTTTTTTCTGCTTACTGGTTGCGGGATGCAACGCCCGGTGGACTCCGGCCCCACGCCCGAGGGCGCCCATAAGGTAGTGCGCACGGCCTATGCCCAGATGGGCAAAAAGTATCGCTCTGGCGGTGCTTCGCCACAGAAGGGCTTTGACTGCTCTGGCCTCATATGGTGGGTTTACAAACAAAATGGCTACAAGGTGCCGCGCATTACGGTCGACCAGGCCAGCGCTGGCCGTTCAGTCCCCAAAAACCAGGCCCGCCCTGGTGATATTGTGGTGTTTCGCACCGGATCAAGCCCCCGCGGCCTGCACACTGGCATATACGCCGGGGGTGACAGCTTCATACACAGTCCGCGTAGAGGGGAAAAGGTTCGTATGGAAAGCATGACCATCCCCTACTGGCGCAGCAAGCTCATTGCTGTTCGGCGGGTAGTTCCCTAA